The region AGCGGCGACACGCTGCTCGTGCGTCCCGACGGTCACCTGGCCTGGCGCGGGACCGACCAGGCCGAGCTCGGGCGGTGGCTGGAGAACGCGCTCGAACGCGGGAGGGCCCGATGAGCCCGCCGCGGGCCGCTGGCAGCGCCGGCGGCGGTTCACGCCCGCGCGGCCGGCCGCGTGATCCCGAGGCGGACGCGGCGATCCTGCGGGCCGCGATGGACCTCTTCATCGAGGGCGGGGTCGAAGGCACCAGCATCGAGCAGGTCGCCAAGCGCGCCGGGGTCGGCAAGCTGACCGTCTACCGCCGCTGGTCCTCGAAGGAAGAGCTGATCGCGCAGGCGATCGAGTCGGTGCGCGGCGAGGCGCTGGGTTTCGAGGTGCGCGCGGACCTTCCGCTGCGCGAACAGATCGAGGGCGCGCTCCCGGTGTGGGCGCAGGCGCTGTCCTCTCCTCGGGTCCGCGCGATGATCGCGCGCGTATTCGGCTCCGCCGCTCGCCATCCGTCGCTGATGGCGGCCTACTGGGAGCACCACGTCGTACCGCGCCGGAAAGCGATCCGGGCGCTGCTGGAGCACGCGAAGGCGACGGGGGTGCTGCCCGAGGACACCGTCGTGGACGTGCTCATCGACATGGTCGTGGGAGCGGTCATGTTCCGGCTCCTCCAGCCGGAACCCCTCGACGCCGAGGGTGCGCGACGGTACCTGGAGTCCGTCCACCGCCAGGCCGGGCTGCTGCCCGATCGCCCTGCGGGCGGATGACCCGAGCGGACGCTGCGTGGATGATCTGGTCCGTGCGGATTCCCAGAGCGGTCGCGGTGGTCGTCGACGGACCACGGGTGCTGGTCATGAAGCGCTACGTCAGGCGCGAGTCCCGAGAAGCCTGCCGGAACTGCGAGCACATCGCCTGGTCGCAGCCGTGGTGCCCCGGACACCGCTACGCGATCCTGCCCGGCGGACACGTCGAGGAGGGCGAGACCGCCGAAGAGGCGGCCTTGCGGGAGCTGACCGAGGAGACATCGCTCCGGGCCACGACCGGGCGGCTGCTGTGGACCGGCCACCACAACGGGCGCCCGGCGTCGTACTTCCTCATGACCGGCGTCGAGGGCGCACCCGTGCTGTCCGGCCCGGAGGCCGCGGCGCACGGCCCCGACAACAGCTATGAACTCGTGTGGGCGGGCTCCGAGGAGTTCGACCTGCTGGACCTGTATCCCGCGGAGGTCCGCCAGCCGCTCACCGGCCTGCTGCGCTCCCGTGAGTCTTCCGGGCTGCCATAGAGCGCCCCGGAAGACCCGTCACCGGCGCCTGCGCCAGGCGAGACCGGCGAGCACGCCGAGGCCGAACAGGCTCGCCGTCGCCGCCGGACCCGTGCGGCCGCGCGTCTGCACCACGGGCCGGATCACGGCGGGCTCGGGCGGCGACGGCACGGCGCGCTCCTGGTTCTCCGGCGCCGACGCCGTCCACGCGGTCACGAACAGGATGAACCGCGAGGTCAGGTAGGAGAACACCAGCAGACCCAGGATCGGCCCGAACGCGGCGGCAGCCGGCGAGCCGGTGACGCTGTTCAGGTAGAACACCCCGACCTGCTTGAGGATCTCGAAGCCGACGGCCCCGAACAGCGCCCCCCAGACCGCGCTGCGCAGCGACACCGGCTTGCGCGGCAGCCGCGCCAGGATCCACAGGAACACCAGCCAGCTCGCCGCCAGCGACAGCAGGGTGGCCAGCACCTGCAGCCCGGCCCTGGCGAACGGCGTGTCGTCGATGCCGGCCAGCTCCAGCAGCATCCGGCCGACGCCGCCGCCGACGGCGCTGATGCCGAACGAGATGCCCATCGCCAGTCCGAGCCCGATGAGCGAGAGCAGGTCGGAGACGTACTTCCTCAGCACCGGCTGCTGCTCGGGCTCCTGCGTCCAGAGCGCGGTCAGCGCCTCGCGCAGGTTGGTCATCCAGCTCAGACCGGAGTACAGCGCCGCGACAAGACCGATGATCCCCACCGCGCCCGCCTGGCCGATCGCCTGGTCGACGACGTTGTTGAGCATCTGGCTCATGGCCGGGTTCGGCACCGCGGTGGTGATCGAGTTCCGCAGCTGGGCGAGCAGGTCCGGGTTGCCGCCCAGCACGAAACCGGCGATCGCGAACGCGATCATCAGCAGCGGGACGAGGGCGAGCACGCTGAAGTAGGTGATCGCCGCCGCGTAGTAGTCGCCGTACTGGCTCTGGTAGCGGTTCGCGGCCCGGATCAGCCGGTCCAGCCATTCGTGCCGCTGCCGCAGCCGGGCGAGCAGCCCGGGTGCCTTGGTCCGTTCGGCCACGGATCCACCTCCACCGGCACGTCCGACGCGGGCTTGGTCCTCGTGGCGCAGTGACCGTGCCCCGAACGGAAGGCTACCGGCGGTTGATCAGTTCAGCCTGCCGGTGGCAGGAAGCCGATCCGGTCGTAGACCGTCTTCAGCGTGCCCGCGGCGACCTCGCGGGCGTGCTCGGCGCCGCGCCGCAGGACCTTGTCCAGTTCGGCCGGGTCGTCGAGGTAGCCGCGCACCTTCTCCTGGAACGGCGTGACGAACTCCAGCACGGTCTGCCCGAGCTCCTTCTTCAGGTCGCCGTAGCCCTTGCCCTCGTAGGCGGCCTCCAGGTCTGCGATCGAGCGGCCGGTGAGCGCGGAGTAGATGACCAGCAGGTTGCTCACACCCGGCTTGTTCTCCGGGTCGTACTGGATCTCGCGGCCGGCGTCGGTGACCGCCGAGCGGATCTTCTTGACCGAGCGCTTCGGGTCCTCCAGCAGCTCGACGACGCCCGCGGGCACCGACTTGCTCATCTTGACCGTCGGGTCCTGCAGGTCGAAGATCTTCGCGGTCTCCTTGGGGATGTGCGCGGCGGGCACCGTGAAGGTCTCGCCGAACCGCGAGTTGAACCGCTGCGCGAGGTTGCGGGTCAGCTCCAGGTGCTGGCGCTGGTCCTCGCCGACCGGCACCGCGTCGGCCTGGTAGATCAGGATGTCGGCGGCCTGCAGCACGGGGTAGGTGAACAGCCCCACGCTGACGTGGTCGGCTTCCTGCCGCGCGGACTTGTCCTTGAACTGGGTCATCCGGCCGGCCTCTCCGAAGCCGGTCAGGCACTCCATGACCCAGCTGAGCTGGGTGTGCTCGGGCACGTGGCTCTGCACGAACAGGGTGGCGCGCTCCGGGTCGATGCCCAGCGCGAGCAGCTGGGCCGCCGACAGGCGGGTCCGCCGGCGCAGCAGCTCCGGGTCGTGGCCCATGGTGATGGCGTGCAGGTCGACGACGCAGTAGAAGGCGTCGTGGGTCTCCTGCATCACGACCCACTCGCGCAGCGCACCCAGGTAGTTGCCGAGGTGGAACGAGTCGGCGGTGGGCTGGATTCCGGACAGCACGCGCGGCCGGGCCGCGGACGTCTCGGCGTTCTGGGTTGCGGGCGCGTCACTCACGTCCTGATTCTCGCAAGCTCACCCCGCCGACCGGGAGCGGGTCACCGGTCTCGGTGTTTCGCGAACCGCGCCGAGGCCGCCCGGCGGGGCGGGGAGCCGAGGCTGCCGCGGAACCGGAAGGGCGACCACCGGTCAGCTGCACGACGTTCCGAGCTGCCGTGGTCTCAGGCGGCGAAGCGGCTCCGGCTCCCGATCTGGCGACCGGGCTCGGGTCCGCAGACACGGAGTGCCCAGTCGCCTCCCGCGCGTACTGGCAACAGGGGCGTGCCCGCGCTTCTCGCGCGTACCGACAACAGGGAGTGTCCGGCCACTTCCCGCGCGTATCTGCCGTCGGCCCGCTGCCCCGGACCGCCTCGGCACGCGGGCGGCCGGCCGCGAGTCAGCTCTTGCGCTGGTTCTCCGGCTGGATCTTCTTCTTCCGGAACACACCCGCGACCATGCCCACGACGCCGAGCACCACGGCGGCCGAACCGACCGGCCCGAACGACTCCAGGGGGCTGGGCTGCGCGACCACGGTCGACCTGGCGCCGGCACTGGCGGTCGTCCCGGCCACCAGCAGGCCCGTGACGAGCACGGCGCTGAGCACGGACACGCGGGTGCACACGCATGCCAATCGGCTACGCACGAGCGTTGCCTCCCTTGACGGGTAACCCGTACGGGTCACAAGCATTTGCAGCTCGGTGGCGGACAGTACCGACCAGACGTAAACGTCGAAGTCGCGTTGCGTAAACCTGTCACGACGGAATGATCATATTTTCCGTTCTGGGCGGCTTCGCACCGGGTCGGCGAAACACCGTTCGCCGCAGGGCAACCGCAGTGCGGAACGCGGATCCGGCGGCTCCCGCGCGACGGCCGGATCCGCGGTCATGAGTTCACGCACACTCAGCCGGGCGACCCGTCCCCCGTCTCGGTGACGGCGAGCTGCACCCGGCCGACCCGCCCGTAGGTGGTGCCGCGCTGCCGCGCCGGGCGGCCGACCCGCGCGGCGGCCTCGTGCAGCTCCTCGATCGTGCGGGCCGAACCGTGCTCGGACCCGGCCATCCGGCTGATCGTCTCCTCCATCAGCGTCCCGCCGAGGTCGTTGGCGCCCCCGGTGAGCACCTCCGAGGTGCCCTCGTCGCCGAGCTTCACCCACGAGCACTGCACGTTGTCGATGCGCCCGTGCAGCAGGATCCGCGCCATCGCGTGCACCGCGCGGTTGTCGCGGCGGGTCGGCCCCGGCCGGGCGAGACCGGCGAGGTAGATCGGCGCGTTGCGGTGCACGAACGGCAGCGGCACGAACTCGGTGAACCCGCCGGCACCGTTGCTCGCGGCGGTGTCCTGCACGCCGGCCAGCGTTCGCAGGTGGCCGAGCCAGTGCTCCGGGGTGTCGACGTGGCCGTACATCATCGTCGACGAGGACGGGATGCCGAGCCGGTGCGCGGTGCTGATCACCTCGATCCACTCCGCGGCGGGCAGCTTGCCCTTGGTCAGCACCCACCGCACGTCGTCGTCGAGGATCTCGGCGGCTGTGCCGGGGATGCTGCCGAGGCCCGCCTCGGCCAGCTCGGAAAGCCACTCCTCGACGCTCACGCCCGCCTTCGCCGAGGCGCTGACGATCTCCATCGGGCTGAAGGCGTGCACG is a window of Saccharopolyspora erythraea NRRL 2338 DNA encoding:
- a CDS encoding NUDIX domain-containing protein: MIWSVRIPRAVAVVVDGPRVLVMKRYVRRESREACRNCEHIAWSQPWCPGHRYAILPGGHVEEGETAEEAALRELTEETSLRATTGRLLWTGHHNGRPASYFLMTGVEGAPVLSGPEAAAHGPDNSYELVWAGSEEFDLLDLYPAEVRQPLTGLLRSRESSGLP
- the trpS gene encoding tryptophan--tRNA ligase; translated protein: MSDAPATQNAETSAARPRVLSGIQPTADSFHLGNYLGALREWVVMQETHDAFYCVVDLHAITMGHDPELLRRRTRLSAAQLLALGIDPERATLFVQSHVPEHTQLSWVMECLTGFGEAGRMTQFKDKSARQEADHVSVGLFTYPVLQAADILIYQADAVPVGEDQRQHLELTRNLAQRFNSRFGETFTVPAAHIPKETAKIFDLQDPTVKMSKSVPAGVVELLEDPKRSVKKIRSAVTDAGREIQYDPENKPGVSNLLVIYSALTGRSIADLEAAYEGKGYGDLKKELGQTVLEFVTPFQEKVRGYLDDPAELDKVLRRGAEHAREVAAGTLKTVYDRIGFLPPAG
- the yhjD gene encoding inner membrane protein YhjD, with protein sequence MAERTKAPGLLARLRQRHEWLDRLIRAANRYQSQYGDYYAAAITYFSVLALVPLLMIAFAIAGFVLGGNPDLLAQLRNSITTAVPNPAMSQMLNNVVDQAIGQAGAVGIIGLVAALYSGLSWMTNLREALTALWTQEPEQQPVLRKYVSDLLSLIGLGLAMGISFGISAVGGGVGRMLLELAGIDDTPFARAGLQVLATLLSLAASWLVFLWILARLPRKPVSLRSAVWGALFGAVGFEILKQVGVFYLNSVTGSPAAAAFGPILGLLVFSYLTSRFILFVTAWTASAPENQERAVPSPPEPAVIRPVVQTRGRTGPAATASLFGLGVLAGLAWRRRR
- a CDS encoding TetR/AcrR family transcriptional regulator, with amino-acid sequence MSPPRAAGSAGGGSRPRGRPRDPEADAAILRAAMDLFIEGGVEGTSIEQVAKRAGVGKLTVYRRWSSKEELIAQAIESVRGEALGFEVRADLPLREQIEGALPVWAQALSSPRVRAMIARVFGSAARHPSLMAAYWEHHVVPRRKAIRALLEHAKATGVLPEDTVVDVLIDMVVGAVMFRLLQPEPLDAEGARRYLESVHRQAGLLPDRPAGG